The following are encoded in a window of Fimbriimonadaceae bacterium genomic DNA:
- a CDS encoding helix-turn-helix domain-containing protein: MLTVKELSAWLNIKQSTLYLWVSKNKIPCRRIHGLVRFEPEDIRKWLDAFESATASRLPALRRDDTRDLDH; this comes from the coding sequence ATGCTCACCGTCAAAGAACTCTCCGCGTGGCTCAATATCAAACAATCCACGCTCTATCTCTGGGTCTCAAAGAACAAGATTCCCTGCCGTCGGATTCACGGCCTCGTCAGGTTTGAACCCGAAGACATTCGGAAGTGGCTCGATGCCTTTGAATCGGCCACAGCAAGCCGCTTACCCGCCCTCAGACGCGACGACACCCGCGACCTAGACCAT